One stretch of Zingiber officinale cultivar Zhangliang chromosome 6B, Zo_v1.1, whole genome shotgun sequence DNA includes these proteins:
- the LOC121991189 gene encoding bidirectional sugar transporter SWEET5-like encodes MIMNQSIIRNIIGIIGNVISCGLFLSPMPTYIQIIKSKDVKKFSPIPYLATLLNCLLWFFYGLPIVHPNSLLVITINGIGIAFEVFYLTVFLIYAARQGRLKVMKLLALEAVFMIVVVTSVLLLIHTTTKRSLVVGILCIIFGTCMYASPLVVMKLVIQTKSVGFMPFTLSLASFLNGVCWTSYGFLPFDINLLVPNGLGTLFGLAQLVLYACYFKSTSKKDARAEVELPV; translated from the exons ATGATTATGAACCAAAGCATCATCCGCAACATCATCGGAATAATAG GCAATGTAATCTCGTGTGGTTTGTTTTTGTCGCCCAT GCCGACGTATATACAAATCATCAAGAGCAAGGATGTGAAGAAGTTTTCGCCAATCCCTTACCTCGCTACATTACTCAATTgcttgctttggtttttctatgGGTTGCCCATTGTCCACCCCAATAGCCTTCTCGTGATCACCATCAATGGCATCGGTATAGCTTTTGAAGTATTCTACCTCACTGTTTTCTTAATCTATGCTGCTCGCCAAGGCCGC TTGAAGGTCATGAAACTATTAGCACTTGAGGCGGTGTTCATGATAGTTGTAGTAACTTCAGTGCTTTTGTTGATCCACACGACTACTAAAAGATCCTTAGTTGTGGGTATCCTTTGTATCATCTTTGGAACTTGCATGTATGCCTCCCCTCTTGTTGTGATG AAACTTGTGATTCAAACAAAAAGCGTGGGGTTCATGCCTTTCACACTTTCTCTGGCTAGCTTCCTCAATGGAGTTTGTTGGACTAGCTATGGTTTCCTCCCCTTCGACATCAATCTCCTC GTTCCAAATGGTTTGGGTACTCTCTTTGGCCTTGCCCAACTAGTTCTCTATGCTTGTTATTTCAAGTCCACATCGAAGAAGGATGCTAGAGCTGAAGTGGAGCTACCCGTCTAA